From Cucumis melo cultivar AY chromosome 3, USDA_Cmelo_AY_1.0, whole genome shotgun sequence:
GCTTGCGCCAACTCTCGTTCATGCCTAATacaacacaaaacaaaaaaaaaaacatatatatatgtatatcttGAAAACTTGAGGGTTATGGCAAGGGAGGGATATGggattttaaatatttaatcaGGTTCGAGTTACTTACTGTTCTTGTACGGCCAAGTCAATTTGGACTTCAGGAGGAGCAAGGGCAGGTGATTCGACAAAGTGGAGTTCCGGATTCCTGCAAGTTCCAATCATTTGTCAGCAGAGGACACCACTATATATGTAAGTCAGAAAGAACTAACTAAAATTAAACCCACGTACCCAGCAAGCTTTCTGGCGAGGTACAAGAAGGGCTTTTCAAAGTTGTAGTTACTCTTAGCAGAGATTTCGTAATACTGAAGGTTTTTCTTCCTGTGGAAGGTCACTTGCTTTGCTTTAACCTGCCTGTTTTTCACATCCACCTTGTTTCCACACAATACGATTGGTATGTTCTCACAGACCCTATAATGCACAGCAAAGCCAAACTTTAGGACTAACACAGTACAAAAAAGACGGCTACTTACTCTTTTCCTCCATTTTAGACATATCAAAACCTCAAGAGGAAAATAGTTTCACACAAAGCCCAAATTTTCAGTGCCGTAGGGTTGGGAACACAATACCTGCAGAGATCACGATGCCATGTTGGGACATTCTTGTATGTTAAACGAGCTGTGACATCAAACATGATGATGGCACACTGCCCATGAATGCTGAAAAATtcaaaaacaagaaacaagcaCGGTTGGGTTATAAACACAAACTAAGGATGGTAATAATAACAAAAAGGCAAAACAGACATAGCTAAACATGTCAGAATGGGTAAAATTGAAGAAGTATCAACAAAGCAACAAGAAACTCAAAGTATAATGAACAAATTAAGAACAAAGAAAGTATAATCAACTGAAATCACAGTAATACTGAAGCAGAGAAGGAAAAACAATCAATTAATTGAAATACCAAACAACTCATCAAACTTCCGGACGTCCAAACACTTTATATACTTAATATAATGGACAAATTAAGTACCTCCATTAATATCCTTTCaattttttctaataatttctttattttcatgTGAACAAAcgaaagaaattagaaaaatcaaatatcAATCTAACAAATGGAATAGTTAAGACTACCTATTTGTGTTAAACATGCCAGCCAAATTATAGCATAACCATACTTCTTAAACAAAAAGTCGGAAAGAGAGACACATCAGACGAGCGGAATCATCCACCAAAAATTTTATCTTAAGCAGCAATTATAATGAACTATTCAGCAAGATTGATGAAAATTCAAAAGCATCTTGGGATAAATCGTCTAACATTTCCACATTTCCACATTCCCGCCCATTGTACTCAGCTAGGCACTACTAGGCTTCCAGGAGAACTGGATAGACCAGACTGCAATACATTTCCATAGTAGAAACTACTAGAAATGCAAAACCAAAAAGAAGCACTAAATTTCAGGTAAAAGAAATTCAGCAGTCAAATGCCTCATAGGGAAAACACAAATCCTAAAGTCTTGCACAAAAACTATACAACGAATAAGTTCATTCTAGATTACTTCGTGGTTATTAAAAAACTGAACATGAATCGCATGCATAAATCCAATAGAAGCAGGGACACAGCAAATAGACCACATGAAAAAGTATCGATCCAACAGCATATACCAGCATATTACGACTGAAAATCACTGTTGTGAATCAAAAAGCAGATGATACAACACACGAACACTTACTAGTAACCATCTCTAAGTCCACCAAACTTCTCCTGACCAGCGGTATCCCAGCAGTAAAACCTTATCTTTCCATAGTTCGTAAAGAAGTCCAATGGATGAACTTCAACTCCAATTGTTGCTATACATAACATAATCACGTCAGGCCAAATACTATTTTACTACTTCGCCCTTATAAATATCGTATATACATTaaacgacaaacaatattaacaACAAAGCTCATTCTTACGTTCGTATTTCTTCTCGAACTCTCCAGTAAGATGACGTTTAACAAAAGTTGTCTTCCCTGGATCAAAACACGATCCACCGTTAGAGGTTAATGACATCATCGCAAAAAAATCAAAAATCCGTAAAAAGAGAAATCCATAGATCTAACATTCTCAATCAAAAGATACGAATGAAGCATGTTTCGCCTTTCAAAATCGTAGTCCGGTAACCAGTTTTTTGTACAATCTCTATTCCATTTCATACGCTATGGAAAACGGAGGAACAAAAAGCAGTTTCTATTCTACTAAAACAGCTAGGGTTCAGTACATGCCAAGGAACAGCATCATATAATTCCGATTCCTAAAAACTACACAGGCATGGCAAATGGAGCTGAAAGATATAACGAGAAAATGAAACTAAATAAAACCTATGTCCATACCTGTTCCACCATCTCCGACAATTACAAGCTTGAAGCTAGGGTAATCTACGGTGGCCTGGTTTGGCAGCGCCTGAGCAAAGCAATGAAACCGAAAATAAGTAGAGACATCGAAAATATCGAATACTAAAGCAGAAAAGAGATAGTAGAGAAAAAATTTTACCATTGGCAACGTCTATAACCGACTGAGGATCAAGAATACAAAGAGAACTGCGTAGATTTTTGGACGAACGGAGAGCGGCAATGGAGGGAGGAAGCAAGCACAGTGTAAATGACGGTCATGGTAGGCAATTTATACCCGGTGAAGGGAAGGGGCTCGGCTTTTATTCGACGCGATTTTCTGCGCCCTTGGATTGAAGTCCCGCTTCAAATGTCCGCTTGAATTTCAGCCCTACACGTGGATACGATATTGTTGACTTAGTTGAACTTTTTTTTCATAGTGGGCCTGGACCAGTCATTGGTGGGCTTTGAAATTGGATATGCGAATTTGTTCTTTTCGTGTGAATTTTGCAAAAAAAGGtctttttttttagacaaaGTATCTAAtctaaaactattaaaatatttaatcttttcaattaattttgaaaaagtttTCCCAAAGAACTTTTGTTCAGAATAATGTCAGTTTACCGAGCTTAGCTATTTATATCCGATATGTGTAACTTTTGAAACTATAAAATATACAGACACgctaaaattagaaaatatcTTCGTACTTTTAAAATTGGATTTGGAGGATTTTTTGGATTGATCCGAATTTTTTGGTTGATTAAATTGACAACTCAATTCAAATCTCCAATAGATTGGgttgttagattttttttaagtatatcataaaactcaaatgttaaatatatgttatattaaaaacttaaaaaaaaatcattgtaatatatattttaataatattataaattcGAGAAGGATTAGGTCGACCCAAGTTTTAGAAAACGTAACTCAAACTCAACCTAAgaatctgctttgtatttgttTGACTCCTCCTTTGTATTTGTTTGATGTGATGTCATATTTTAGtggtttttctattttatttatctattatattgttttaaaataaattctgTTATGTAATGTTAAAAACAATCTAACAATTTTATAGAAGAATCCGCATGGTGAACAATATCTCATATCTCCCTCGCTAAATTTAATTCTTCTGTTTGTCAATTAATTACCAAATAAACTAAACCAAAACATAAATTACAAccatcaaacttaccaaaagtGCAGCCAAATAATTTTGCATATCCAAAGAGCTAGAATTAGGGCCAAATAATTTATGCATCATATTTATTCAAGATCCATTTCTCCctaaactttaaatttataatCACATCAAATTAGAGGAttcaggtttttttttttttttctatttttgacttaaacttcaatttattattattattattattattttgtttcttgaaaatttttctaaaatagaaaTAACAATAATTGCATTCTCAAATCGGCCGAACACAGCGAAAGGTGGACCCCAACGACAGCAGCCAGGAAAGTAATTAAGACagacgattttttttttttttttaaactttcattttattctctttttctcgatatataaagaaaaaagaaaaataaaatttatctttAAAGAATTAGAgcattttgatattttgaacatatataaaTTCAGCTGTTCTTATTAGTCACATTCAATATGAATCGGAAAATTTCTCGTAAGAAAAGATTTGATAGTTagaaaaacttaaaagaaaaaatggaatttaaaaattttaggaggaaaaaagaaaagagaaaaaccaAAGTTATTCATGAAATATGGTAATTGTAATTCATtaaaaagtaagaaaataaTCGATTCAATCGATTTGTTTTTCCACATCACGATTACAGAAAACCCCTTCTCCTTGAAATCACACTGTTATATAGAAACCCTATccgcttatatatatatataattaatattatatatatcgtattaattactttatatatatttatttattgaacTTTTCCGCTAaaatccctctttttttttttcaaaagcagagttcttcccttctctttcttcttcatcatcttcaacATTACAATCAAAACCACTAACAGAGAAGAACAACTTCAACTTTCTTACTACTATTATATTCAAACTCCCA
This genomic window contains:
- the LOC103488283 gene encoding GTP-binding nuclear protein Ran1A-like; this translates as MALPNQATVDYPSFKLVIVGDGGTGKTTFVKRHLTGEFEKKYEPTIGVEVHPLDFFTNYGKIRFYCWDTAGQEKFGGLRDGYYIHGQCAIIMFDVTARLTYKNVPTWHRDLCRVCENIPIVLCGNKVDVKNRQVKAKQVTFHRKKNLQYYEISAKSNYNFEKPFLYLARKLAGNPELHFVESPALAPPEVQIDLAVQEQHERELAQAAVQPLPDEDDDAFD